The proteins below come from a single Faecalibaculum rodentium genomic window:
- a CDS encoding choline kinase family protein, with amino-acid sequence MDERTIAAAVGSTDFTIEPTNLGISNENLLVTAQDRQYFWRRPKAGAALLATSHDAEIRAMELAADLDVPTLYYDRTTGEKLSRRVQAVTFGESADADRYRRAGQLVAFLHRKPPVETVFDPFEKLEQYRSRTRTPVSFPHEQEILDCARSLWEPLCLCHNDLVCGNILLGQDRDWLIDYEYAAAGDPRFDLAGFLSENSILDPAARAQFLEGYNSSYPEWQIMVFELVADMIWANWAQMLLETRQDPVFAEILRDKQAHFENILNKLVDRKN; translated from the coding sequence ATGGATGAACGGACGATCGCAGCTGCAGTCGGCAGCACGGACTTTACCATTGAACCGACGAATCTGGGGATTTCCAATGAGAATCTGCTGGTGACAGCGCAAGACCGCCAGTATTTCTGGCGCCGGCCAAAAGCGGGAGCCGCTCTGCTGGCCACAAGCCACGATGCGGAGATCCGCGCCATGGAACTCGCTGCGGATCTGGATGTGCCAACGCTGTACTATGACCGGACAACCGGCGAGAAACTGAGCCGGCGAGTGCAGGCTGTGACATTCGGCGAGTCCGCTGATGCAGACAGATACAGACGCGCCGGACAGCTCGTTGCCTTTCTGCACAGAAAGCCACCAGTCGAGACAGTGTTCGATCCCTTCGAAAAGCTGGAGCAGTACCGCAGCCGGACCAGGACCCCGGTTTCCTTTCCCCATGAACAGGAGATCCTGGACTGCGCCCGTTCTCTCTGGGAGCCGCTCTGTCTGTGTCACAACGACCTGGTTTGCGGGAATATCCTTCTGGGACAGGACCGGGACTGGCTCATCGACTATGAATATGCGGCTGCAGGCGATCCCCGGTTTGACCTGGCCGGGTTTCTGTCGGAAAACAGCATCCTGGACCCTGCTGCCCGTGCGCAGTTTCTCGAGGGATACAACAGTTCATATCCCGAATGGCAGATCATGGTGTTCGAGCTGGTGGCCGACATGATCTGGGCCAACTGGGCACAGATGCTGCTGGAAACGCGTCAGGATCCGGTGTTTGCAGAGATCCTGAGAGACAAACAGGCGCATTTTGAAAATATTCTGAACAAACTGGTGGACAGGAAAAACTGA
- the rplK gene encoding 50S ribosomal protein L11 — MAKKKVTKVCKLQFMAGGAKPGPALASAGINMPQFCNAFNDATKDRKGDVVPVIITAYEDKSFDFQLKTTPAANLLKKAAGISKASGDQKVTAGSITKDQLKEIAEYKMPDLNANDVEAAMKIIAGTAKNMGIKVEGME; from the coding sequence ATGGCCAAGAAAAAAGTAACGAAAGTCTGCAAGCTCCAGTTCATGGCCGGCGGTGCAAAACCCGGACCGGCGCTGGCTTCTGCAGGCATCAACATGCCGCAGTTCTGCAACGCATTCAACGATGCGACCAAGGACCGCAAAGGTGATGTCGTACCTGTCATCATCACTGCCTATGAAGACAAGAGCTTCGATTTCCAGCTGAAAACCACTCCGGCTGCAAACCTGCTGAAGAAAGCTGCCGGCATCAGCAAGGCCAGCGGTGACCAGAAGGTGACTGCAGGATCCATCACCAAGGATCAGCTGAAGGAAATTGCCGAGTACAAGATGCCGGACCTCAACGCCAACGATGTTGAGGCTGCCATGAAGATCATCGCAGGCACTGCGAAGAACATGGGCATCAAAGTGGAAGGCATGGAATAG
- the rplA gene encoding 50S ribosomal protein L1: MAKTSKRYRAAAEKVDFEKAYPVAEAVALAKELASAKFDETVELCFNLNVDPRHADQQIRGAMVLPNGTGKTQKVAVVAEGDKAREAEEAGADFVGSDEMIQKIQGGWMDFDVLIATPNMMGKLGRLGRILGPKGLMPNPKTGTVTMDVANAVNEVKKGKVTYRVDKDGNINVLIGKVSFEDGKLVENFNAIFNTILKARPTKVKGTYMKNLVLSTTMGPGIKVEIVK; the protein is encoded by the coding sequence ATGGCAAAGACTAGCAAGAGATACAGAGCAGCTGCCGAAAAGGTGGACTTCGAAAAAGCTTATCCCGTTGCAGAGGCTGTCGCCCTGGCAAAGGAACTGGCAAGCGCGAAGTTCGACGAAACGGTGGAGCTGTGCTTCAACCTGAACGTTGACCCCCGTCACGCAGATCAGCAGATCCGTGGCGCCATGGTTCTGCCCAACGGCACCGGCAAGACACAGAAAGTGGCTGTCGTGGCTGAAGGCGACAAGGCCCGCGAGGCCGAAGAAGCCGGTGCTGATTTTGTCGGCTCCGACGAAATGATCCAGAAGATCCAGGGCGGCTGGATGGACTTCGATGTCCTGATCGCCACTCCCAACATGATGGGCAAACTGGGTCGTCTGGGACGCATTCTGGGCCCCAAGGGTCTGATGCCGAACCCGAAGACCGGAACGGTGACCATGGATGTGGCCAATGCCGTAAACGAAGTCAAGAAGGGTAAAGTAACCTACCGTGTGGACAAGGACGGCAACATCAATGTCCTGATCGGCAAGGTATCCTTCGAGGACGGCAAGCTGGTGGAAAACTTCAACGCGATCTTCAACACGATCCTGAAGGCACGTCCGACCAAGGTCAAGGGAACCTACATGAAGAACCTGGTGCTGTCCACAACCATGGGCCCCGGCATCAAGGTCGAGATTGTAAAATAA
- the rplJ gene encoding 50S ribosomal protein L10, whose protein sequence is MNKDILAQKEAAVSALTDRMKDAASIVLVEYRGLTVAEVTELRKLLRAEDVDLQVYKNTIAQRAARSLGYDAFAEVLKGPNALAFGADQVAPARVLAKFAKDHDKLIVKNGVVDGAVVDEETIKTLAALPNKEGMLARFASTLNAPVIKFAMTVKALAEAKENGGAAPAEEAAAE, encoded by the coding sequence ATGAACAAAGACATCCTCGCGCAGAAGGAAGCTGCCGTCAGCGCCCTGACGGACCGCATGAAAGATGCTGCCAGCATTGTGCTGGTGGAATACCGCGGTCTGACAGTGGCTGAAGTGACGGAACTGCGTAAGCTCCTGCGTGCTGAAGACGTCGACCTCCAGGTCTACAAGAACACCATCGCACAGCGTGCAGCCCGCTCACTGGGCTACGATGCCTTCGCCGAAGTCCTGAAAGGACCCAACGCCCTGGCATTCGGTGCCGATCAGGTTGCACCGGCGCGTGTACTGGCGAAGTTCGCCAAGGATCACGACAAGCTGATCGTGAAGAACGGTGTTGTGGACGGTGCAGTCGTCGACGAAGAAACCATCAAGACACTGGCAGCTCTCCCCAACAAGGAAGGCATGCTGGCGCGCTTTGCATCGACCCTGAACGCTCCGGTCATCAAGTTCGCGATGACTGTGAAGGCACTGGCCGAAGCCAAGGAAAACGGCGGAGCAGCCCCGGCCGAAGAAGCGGCTGCCGAATAA
- the rplL gene encoding 50S ribosomal protein L7/L12, which produces MAKLTQEDILAYLEEATILELNDLVKAIEDKFGVVAAAAVAAPAAEETKDEGPSEVTVTLTSVGGTKVAVIKAVREITGLGLVDAKKLVDGAPAAIKENISPEEADQIKEKLMAAGATVEIK; this is translated from the coding sequence ATGGCTAAACTGACACAGGAAGACATTCTGGCATATCTTGAGGAGGCAACCATCCTCGAGCTGAACGACCTGGTAAAGGCGATCGAAGACAAGTTCGGCGTTGTGGCTGCTGCTGCAGTTGCTGCTCCGGCTGCTGAAGAGACAAAGGATGAAGGTCCGTCCGAAGTAACGGTTACCCTGACATCCGTAGGCGGCACCAAGGTTGCTGTCATCAAGGCTGTCCGTGAAATCACCGGTCTGGGCCTGGTAGATGCGAAGAAACTGGTTGACGGCGCTCCCGCTGCGATCAAGGAAAACATTTCTCCGGAAGAAGCCGATCAGATCAAGGAAAAACTGATGGCTGCCGGTGCAACTGTCGAAATCAAGTAA
- a CDS encoding ABC transporter ATP-binding protein gives MDPIQIEQLSKRYGQTTALAGFCAIIPAGSITVVFGPSGSGKTTLLRILAGLEQPEEGTVQGIPESVKMTFQDGKLLPHATVLHNVMYGLDARRWSRQVREQKARQAMELCGCPPENQVAGTLSGGQRQRAALARAIVSRPDLLLLDESFSSLDQASRKELQTVLLRLQARLHMTVVFVTHDPQEALRLADTLILLKNGTCAGCHDRDTMQEALAAESGEGQDPDHEGK, from the coding sequence ATGGATCCGATACAGATTGAACAGCTTTCAAAGCGCTATGGTCAGACGACGGCCCTCGCAGGATTTTGCGCCATCATACCCGCGGGGTCCATTACAGTGGTCTTCGGGCCCTCCGGTTCGGGGAAAACGACTCTGCTGCGTATTCTTGCAGGACTGGAACAGCCGGAGGAAGGCACAGTGCAGGGGATTCCGGAGAGCGTGAAGATGACTTTCCAGGACGGAAAACTGCTGCCTCATGCCACGGTGCTGCACAACGTCATGTATGGTCTGGATGCCCGCCGGTGGTCCCGGCAGGTGCGGGAGCAAAAGGCGCGCCAGGCCATGGAACTCTGTGGCTGTCCGCCGGAAAACCAGGTGGCCGGCACCCTGTCCGGGGGACAGAGGCAGCGGGCTGCCCTGGCCCGAGCGATCGTTTCCCGGCCGGATCTGCTGCTGCTGGATGAATCGTTTTCCTCTCTGGATCAGGCTTCGAGGAAGGAACTTCAGACGGTCCTGCTCAGGCTGCAGGCCAGACTGCATATGACGGTTGTGTTTGTCACCCATGATCCGCAGGAAGCGCTGCGGCTGGCCGATACCCTGATCCTGCTGAAGAACGGGACATGTGCGGGCTGCCATGACCGGGATACGATGCAGGAGGCACTGGCAGCGGAATCCGGCGAAGGACAGGACCCGGATCATGAAGGGAAGTGA
- a CDS encoding Cof-type HAD-IIB family hydrolase, with protein sequence MKHKIAFIDMDGTLYQTENDIIQESTLAAIDQLRQAGYKIVAATGRPLNQMKLIMDRVEFDYYVLINGGYILDRDLNEINAFPIVQRTVNDLVQLAKDNEYGLMFHFGDATYIYNDFYPMYYFSKYANVLDSLFYDPTHSFHKRHRVFNAVILTKDPAGLDAFMEAHPNLRSDLINIKTEGIAYDIFNSATDKAEGIQAVLDYEGLDWEDAIAFGDSTNDTQMLEKAGIGVAMGSATDYVKSFADIETTDVYHDGIYNAVKQILAQEAGE encoded by the coding sequence ATGAAACATAAAATCGCGTTCATCGACATGGATGGCACTCTCTACCAGACAGAGAATGACATCATTCAGGAATCCACCCTGGCAGCCATTGACCAGCTGCGCCAGGCGGGTTACAAAATCGTGGCCGCCACCGGACGGCCGCTGAATCAGATGAAGCTGATCATGGACCGCGTGGAATTTGATTATTACGTCCTGATCAACGGCGGCTACATCCTGGACAGAGATCTCAATGAAATCAACGCCTTCCCCATTGTGCAGCGGACCGTCAACGATCTTGTGCAGCTGGCAAAGGACAACGAATATGGACTGATGTTCCATTTCGGTGATGCCACTTATATCTACAACGATTTCTATCCTATGTATTATTTTTCCAAATATGCCAATGTGCTGGACAGTCTGTTCTACGACCCGACACATTCCTTCCACAAACGCCACAGAGTATTCAACGCCGTGATCCTCACCAAGGATCCTGCAGGCCTGGACGCCTTCATGGAAGCACACCCCAATCTGCGCTCGGATCTGATCAACATCAAGACCGAAGGCATTGCCTACGACATCTTCAACAGTGCCACAGACAAAGCCGAAGGCATTCAGGCAGTCCTTGACTACGAAGGTCTGGACTGGGAGGATGCCATCGCATTCGGCGATTCCACCAACGACACACAGATGCTGGAAAAAGCCGGCATCGGCGTGGCCATGGGAAGCGCCACGGACTACGTCAAGAGCTTTGCGGATATAGAAACCACCGATGTCTATCACGACGGGATCTACAATGCCGTCAAGCAGATCCTGGCGCAGGAAGCCGGGGAATAA
- the rpsL gene encoding 30S ribosomal protein S12, which yields MPTINQLIRKGRKAGENVSKSPALNRGYNSLKSRPTNLSSPQKRGVCTRVGTMTPKKPNSALRKYARVRLSNGMEVTAYIPGIGHNLQEHSVVLIRGGRVKDLPGVRYHIIRGTLDCAGVNDRKQSRSLYGTKKPKK from the coding sequence ATGCCTACAATCAACCAGTTGATCCGCAAAGGCCGCAAGGCAGGCGAAAACGTCTCCAAGTCACCGGCTCTGAACCGCGGATACAACTCCCTGAAATCCCGTCCGACCAACCTGTCTTCTCCCCAGAAGCGCGGTGTCTGCACCCGTGTCGGAACAATGACCCCGAAGAAACCTAACTCCGCTCTCCGGAAATATGCCCGTGTCCGCCTGTCCAACGGCATGGAAGTCACTGCATACATCCCCGGCATCGGCCACAACCTGCAGGAGCACTCCGTAGTGCTGATCCGCGGCGGCCGTGTCAAGGATCTGCCTGGTGTCCGCTACCACATTATCCGCGGCACACTTGACTGCGCCGGCGTTAACGACCGCAAGCAGTCCCGCTCCCTGTACGGTACAAAGAAGCCGAAGAAGTAG
- the rpsG gene encoding 30S ribosomal protein S7, with protein sequence MPRKGHIAKRDVLVDPIYNSKLVTRLINKIMLDGKRGTAQNILYNAFDIVEVKTGKQPMEVFEQALENVMPQLELKLRRVGGANYQVPVEVSDERRLTLGLRWLVNYARLRNEKTMEQRLAAEIIDAANNTGASVKKRESVHKMAEANKAFAHYRW encoded by the coding sequence ATGCCGAGAAAAGGACACATTGCAAAACGTGACGTTCTGGTGGATCCCATTTACAACTCCAAGCTGGTTACCCGCCTGATCAACAAGATCATGCTCGACGGCAAGCGCGGAACAGCCCAGAACATTCTGTACAACGCCTTCGACATCGTCGAAGTGAAGACCGGCAAGCAGCCGATGGAAGTCTTCGAACAGGCCCTGGAAAACGTGATGCCCCAGCTGGAGCTGAAGCTGCGCCGTGTCGGCGGTGCCAACTACCAGGTGCCCGTGGAAGTATCCGATGAGCGCCGTCTGACGCTGGGTCTGCGCTGGCTGGTGAACTACGCCCGTCTGCGCAACGAAAAGACCATGGAGCAGCGCCTGGCAGCTGAAATCATCGACGCGGCCAACAACACCGGAGCAAGCGTGAAGAAGCGTGAATCCGTCCACAAGATGGCCGAAGCGAACAAGGCATTCGCCCACTACCGCTGGTAA
- the fusA gene encoding elongation factor G has protein sequence MPREVSLKDTRNIGIMAHIDAGKTTTTERILYYTGVNHKMGETHDGASTMDWMAQEQERGITITSAATTAFWKGHRINIIDTPGHVDFTVEVERSLRVLDGAVTVLDAKAGVEPQTETVWRQATEYNVPRIVFVNKMDAIGADFIMSCNTIVDRLGAKSCPIQLPIGAESTFKGIVDIIERKAEIYTNDLGTNIEVTDVPEDLQDLTEEYRMKLLEYLADYDEDLMMQVLEGEEPSVEEIKRVLRIAVCNGDFFPVLCGSAYKNKGVQMVLDAVVDYLPSPLDIPSINGTTLDGEAEQRHASDDEPFAALAFKIAADPFVGKLSFFRVYSGKATAGSYVLNSTKNKKERFGRIVQMHANARKEISEVYAGDIAAAVGLKNTTTGDTLCDEKNPIILESMEFPEPVIELSLEPKTKADQDKMGLALAKLAEEDPTFKTYTNEETGQTIIAGVGELHLDIIVDRLRREFKVEANVGKPQVAYRETIRDTAECEGKYIRQSGGKGQYGHVWIRFEPNEGKGFEFVDAVVGGTVPREFIKPTNEGLVDALDNGMIAGYPVIDIKATLFDGSYHDVDSSEMAFKIAASMALKEAAKKCKPVLLEPIMFVEVTAPSEYLGSVMGDVSSRRGQITEQEERGNAVIVRAMIPLSEMFGYVTDLRSFTQGRGNYSMKFDHYSEVPKSISEKIIKESASN, from the coding sequence ATGCCTAGAGAAGTCTCCCTGAAGGATACCCGCAACATCGGAATCATGGCTCATATCGACGCCGGAAAAACGACAACGACCGAGCGTATCCTGTACTACACAGGCGTCAACCACAAAATGGGCGAGACCCACGATGGCGCCTCCACGATGGACTGGATGGCCCAGGAACAGGAACGGGGCATCACCATCACATCCGCGGCCACGACAGCATTCTGGAAGGGTCACCGGATCAACATCATCGATACTCCGGGTCACGTGGACTTCACTGTCGAAGTAGAGCGCTCCCTGCGCGTGCTGGACGGTGCGGTTACGGTTCTGGATGCAAAGGCCGGCGTAGAGCCTCAGACCGAGACTGTATGGCGTCAGGCTACGGAATACAACGTTCCGCGTATCGTGTTCGTCAACAAAATGGATGCGATCGGTGCAGACTTCATCATGTCCTGCAACACGATCGTTGACCGTCTGGGCGCAAAATCCTGCCCCATCCAGCTGCCGATCGGTGCCGAAAGCACGTTCAAGGGCATCGTGGACATCATCGAGCGCAAGGCCGAGATTTACACTAACGACCTGGGTACAAACATTGAAGTCACGGATGTTCCCGAAGACCTGCAGGATCTGACGGAAGAATACCGCATGAAGCTGCTGGAATACCTGGCAGACTACGATGAAGACTTGATGATGCAGGTCCTGGAAGGCGAAGAACCCTCTGTGGAGGAAATCAAGCGCGTCCTGCGCATTGCTGTCTGCAACGGCGACTTCTTCCCGGTACTGTGCGGTTCCGCCTACAAGAACAAAGGTGTACAGATGGTTCTGGATGCCGTGGTTGACTACCTTCCCAGCCCCCTGGACATCCCGTCAATCAACGGCACGACCCTGGATGGCGAAGCCGAGCAGCGTCACGCCTCGGATGACGAGCCGTTTGCAGCGCTGGCGTTCAAGATCGCTGCCGACCCCTTCGTAGGCAAGCTGTCCTTCTTCCGCGTCTATTCCGGAAAGGCAACGGCAGGCAGCTACGTCCTGAACTCCACAAAGAACAAGAAGGAGCGCTTCGGCCGGATCGTGCAGATGCACGCCAACGCCCGAAAGGAAATCTCCGAGGTTTATGCCGGTGACATCGCTGCGGCGGTCGGTCTGAAGAACACCACGACAGGCGACACCCTGTGCGATGAAAAGAATCCGATCATCCTGGAGTCCATGGAATTCCCGGAACCCGTGATTGAGCTGTCCCTGGAACCCAAGACAAAGGCCGACCAGGACAAGATGGGTCTGGCGCTGGCAAAACTGGCGGAAGAAGACCCCACGTTCAAGACATATACCAATGAAGAAACCGGTCAGACCATCATCGCGGGTGTCGGTGAACTTCACCTGGACATCATCGTTGACCGTCTGCGCCGCGAGTTTAAAGTGGAAGCCAATGTCGGCAAACCGCAGGTAGCCTACCGTGAAACCATCCGCGACACCGCGGAATGCGAAGGCAAGTACATCCGTCAGTCCGGTGGTAAAGGTCAGTACGGCCACGTATGGATCCGCTTCGAGCCCAACGAAGGCAAGGGCTTCGAGTTCGTGGATGCTGTCGTGGGCGGTACGGTTCCCCGTGAATTCATCAAGCCGACCAACGAAGGCCTGGTGGATGCGCTGGACAACGGCATGATTGCCGGGTATCCCGTCATTGACATCAAAGCCACTCTGTTTGACGGTTCCTACCACGATGTGGACTCCAGTGAAATGGCGTTCAAAATCGCCGCATCCATGGCGCTGAAAGAAGCTGCCAAGAAGTGCAAGCCTGTTCTGCTGGAACCCATCATGTTCGTGGAAGTCACCGCTCCCTCTGAATACCTGGGTTCTGTCATGGGCGACGTTTCCAGCCGCCGCGGCCAGATCACTGAGCAGGAAGAACGCGGCAACGCCGTGATCGTCCGTGCCATGATCCCGCTGTCGGAAATGTTTGGCTACGTCACGGATCTGCGTTCCTTCACACAGGGCCGCGGCAACTACTCCATGAAGTTCGACCACTACTCCGAGGTTCCCAAGAGCATTTCCGAGAAGATCATCAAGGAAAGCGCGTCCAACTAG